The DNA window gcgacagacagacagagttactttcacatttattatattagtatagattgaataatagatacaatgaaataaattaagagcgttcgataataatttaatgtcaataaataaaatttgtagcaAATATCCCGTGTGTATTTAAACagtaacaaagaaaataaattaaataatattatattaaagcgtACAGCCCGTTATATAGAAAGATTACCTGGAAAGGCATAACGCTttttacgtgacgatttctgccagttcactgtGCTGTAAGCCGCTTTAAAGAACATTCCAAAAAacgaaatatgataaaatttgcAATATCCATGCaatataacaaatgaaaaaatttGGAAGTCTTCCTAATTTGTGAAGCCGgtcattcttaataaaatagcaAGCACAAATAGCAGGATAGGATGAAGGTTGATAAAGTCATATCAAAGCCAACGGAACAGTAAAGGtttccaatttaaattaaattaaaatttgatgaaCAAATCAAAATCTAATACGTAATTGTAAAAAGGTAATATGAACAAGTTTTACTATTTGAAATACATCcctacataacataacataaacagcctgaaaatttcccactgctgggctaaggcctcctctccctttttgaggagaaggtatggagcatattccaccacgctgctccaatgcgggttggtggaatacacatgtggcagaatttcgttgaaattagacacatgcaggtttcctcaagatgttttccttcaccgccgagcacgagatgaattataaacacaaattaagcacatgaaaattcagtggtgcctgcctgggtttgaacccgaaatcatcggttaagatgcacgcgttctaactactgggtcatctcatacatacatacatccctacatagtataaaacaaagtcgcctcTCACCATCTATACGCAATAGatcttttaaaaagattttgatgcggtttcgCTATAATACATGTAAATGACTGTAGAGTAAAGCTGAGAATTTCAACTGTACTGGAAAAAAgcaacattttttcttttttatgtttgttcttcaatccaAAAGTTGTATAAAGATccttattgtacccgtgtgaagccgtgACGGGTAGCTAgtgcataatatattacaaaaaatatcacaaatatccATTATGCTAAATTTGACCTGAATTGCAGAAGGTAGATTCGCAGTGACATTTAGATTGACATGACCAGAGAAGGgtaacttgaaaaatatttatcgtaacaTTAGGCGACTTTGGCAAGAACATGTAAGCTGAAAATtaggtaattaatttaaatatacacatatatctataaatagcgTTATGTTGAAATTTCTTAAATTGTCAATCAAGATGGTTAACTCAATATTGACAGACTTATTGATACGTATAAAGTCCTTATTGATAAACATTACTTCCATTTTATTCGatgcttattatttaaaaaaaaatcgtaatcaTAAAATCTTGTAATTAGTTGTTAAGTAGGTATGGTTATAAGGTGAGTGACAATAtaatgtcgaattaaataatcgtcttcaaaaatgtattaaaaatttctgcaatttcaatttcattttggttttaggtaaattttaataaataattgtacctACTTCCGTGGTatctttataacaaaataaaataataatataccttagTTTAACCAAGAACAAAAGTAgtagtttaaattttcatattggtTCTTTTTTTGctgacttcaaaaaggaggttATTGATTCAGCCTTATTCTATTTCATTCTCAATTGTACCGTAGGCGAGccgtttttgataattttttaagttttttgtcAGCtacatctattaaaaaacattaaaatcactTCAATCATTTTGAATTTTCAAGTTAGTATTCTGGTACCTCTCTGGTAAATCTGCTTAGATATGAACACCGACTTCAAAACTTTTGTcggtaacaatattttttattaaaataaatttaatttttgatagaaTTTTCCACTTCCTggataaaaatgtatagaatatattttttggtatcactaattatattcattagCTCAGTTACGCTTAACAATGGGTTTGAGTACAAAATTTAATCAGTAATTAGGAAGCAAGttaagtattgtttttaattaatcactaAGAAgataattattagattttttaaagataagaatatattttttacgtaatcTTGTAAACGTGATGGCACAATTAGACTGAATTGTGCTAGCATGTTTACAagcttcgatttttttttcaaaagtgttcgaaattcaaaaataagcatatatttcgattcatttattaaaaaatatttacttatatacaaaattaacaaaacccGTAACAAATAACAGAAGGCAGCAACGTAAAGTTCctaaacattacataataaacaatattcttcgcaaatgttatgttatttatgtcagaaatattaagtCTTCTAAAAACTTAACTGTAAAGAAAAGGTTGAGAAGATATGAAAATGTTCAATACTTTAAATGAAGAATTATTGTTCATTATGCTGATAATAGAACAAGAGTATctctaaaaatatcaataatatcacAGCTTAAGTAGAGATTAGTGCTTTCCGTGATGGAAGCCCCACTCTTTGTGGTCCTTGTGACCGCCCTTCTTGCCATGGTCGTGATGGCCATGATGATGCTCCTCATGACCGTGATGACCCTTGTGACCGTGATGATCCTCATCATAATGATGCTTGTCATGATGACCGTGCTTGCCATGATGATGTTCGTGATGACCGCTCTCATGATGTCCGCCCTTCTTGTGGTCTCCTCCGTGCTTTTCGTGATGTCCATGGTGATGTCCGTGCTTGTGATGCTTGCCTTCGTGATGATGGTCATCATAGAAGTGATGGTCCTTGTGGAAGTCGTCCTTGTGGTACTTCTTGTGGTAGCCGTCGGTCTTCTCTCCCTTGTCATGATGCTTGTGGTGGCCGTGTTTGCCGCCTTTGTGATGATGACCATGCTCGTGATGATGACCATGATGATCGTGCTCATCCCAGTGCTTCTTATGGCCGCCACCGTGTTCATGATGATGTCCTGCATGGTGATGTTTACCGTGATCACCGTGTTCTCCCTTgtggtgatgatgatgtcctTTGTGTCCCTTGTGTCCCTTCTCGCCGTGCTCGTGATGATGGTGGGCATGGTGTTCCTTGCCACCGCCTTCTTCATGATGGTGCGATTTGCCGCTCGCAGCTGCTACAAGGTCCTTTTCATCTTCACCTAATTCTCTGGCGTATACTGCCACAAGGCAAAGCAAGCCGATTGCTAGTACCAACTTCATGTTGATCGCTGTTGTTTCTATACTTTGGTAGTAGTTATTGGTTCTTTTATACTCGATTAGTTTAGATGAAGAAAGTGTTTGGTAATATTATTGCAGTATTCAGGGACAAGTTCTGGCCGCTGAACCGTTACGCGCTATTCCGATTTTCAATTGTGTTTCACTGTTGTTAGTAAACTCGTTAATGTGGTTGGAGATTTAATTACTCGTAGTATcagatttttgtaattatacagaatatataattagtcTTTTAGtggatgtaatattattaagtatataaaatattgttctctattattttttgtgtttatatataaatatttatacgtaattattttattgattatgtgatttatacataacaaataaatacatttttttcgatactgatcaattataatataattgctcGTTATATTACGCAAACATGAGATCAATTATTTACCTCTCTTTGTATTTCGTCTATTTAAGCCTTTGtaccattaatttaatttaaaatatgctaTATTATCCATTTTAATAAAGCCAAAATGGCTCGGCGGAAAAAAGGTAGATGTCACCGAAGGTCAAGGTTAAACAAGCGCAAACCATGGCGGTTTTCCCGGTAAAAACCATTATTTttgctaaatttgtgttaataattcgtCTTCGTCATAAAGAATAACATCATGAGGGTCATGTATATTTAGCAGAGATTTCAAAACATATGTGTAAATCGCTTGGCAGAGGAATGATGGACTAagctcttatttttttttcctaacaaaatttatatatacatatatctatacagCTGTAGGTCATTAACTTTCTTCTGTATCATTTTGTCGATTAGATTTGATTTATTCCTCATTGCTTTTGTAATCTATAAATGCAGaatgtatttagttttttttgttgttcgttaatgataataattaataaaatattttgtactaaatactaatcgtatatttttaataccgattcccaatttatattttcatgattttaattattattattattagtctatgattatatcaaatatatatatatatatatatatatatatataaatattccttatCCATCTCAGTCAACGTCAGTGCCAACGAAGATACTAACTTAGGTGTAAActcaaaaatcaaatcaaatcgatcAAAATCAGGATTATATAAAGCTAAGCATACATTTTAGTAGCATAAGAATCGTaaagtataaaagtataaatagcaTAGGTACGGTTTGATATTTACGAAAATCAACTGACACGTGAACAATATTAACTATGGATTTTCACTACAACGTTACGTCAAAGGATATTTGTACAATACAGTGGGTATCGgacgtgaaaatatattttttcgttcaTTTCAATTTCGCCGGCGCTGCATAAAAAGAACAATCTGCAACTCCCTGTcgaaatttaatcaaaacaacAATAGAATTGTCCGCAGTCGCTCCTGGACGTCTTATTCTGATACTTTTCAAAATTCTCAAGTCTtgctattgatttttaatttcctaTTAGATAGACAAACGGACAATATTAAGAGCTGAGATTGTGCAGTAGCTAGAACGAGTATATCTCAAGcgaagattgcgagttcaaacccgagCGAACCCAACAATAGcagtaatattttgaaatgtatatttaaacatataaacagtatacatgtttatatattaataacaaaatatataaagaaggtcatcatctaatataataatattatggtatggtaatcattttaaaatatttgtattttgatgtcaattaatttttatcactcacgttgaaaataaattatattaccaaataagtatagataatattgcgaataatttatattgatacacatgataa is part of the Vanessa tameamea isolate UH-Manoa-2023 chromosome 10, ilVanTame1 primary haplotype, whole genome shotgun sequence genome and encodes:
- the LOC113400395 gene encoding histidine-rich glycoprotein-like, whose translation is MKLVLAIGLLCLVAVYARELGEDEKDLVAAASGKSHHHEEGGGKEHHAHHHHEHGEKGHKGHKGHHHHHKGEHGDHGKHHHAGHHHEHGGGHKKHWDEHDHHGHHHEHGHHHKGGKHGHHKHHDKGEKTDGYHKKYHKDDFHKDHHFYDDHHHEGKHHKHGHHHGHHEKHGGDHKKGGHHESGHHEHHHGKHGHHDKHHYDEDHHGHKGHHGHEEHHHGHHDHGKKGGHKDHKEWGFHHGKH